The DNA window ttgcaatcatgatttcaagtatcggtatcgtattGGCCGTATCGTATTAGTATTGGTTGAGATTGATCCTCAATCCTTAACCGATCCGAATTGGTTACCcgtatcgtttcaggggtaaaacagtaaaaaaaaatgtatgttttCTGAAAAGCAAGGGGCAAAAATAACTGATATGCACCAATCCTCTCTCATATCGATCTGGATCGGATCAGTATCAGTAGATACCGATATTGAGAACTAAATCCAAGCTTCCAACCAAACATAACTTAAACGGTTACAAGTTTTGATGAATAGTGGAGATCAAACCAGAAAATTTTGGAACAAAGTCGTCTCGTTGTTGCCTCGTCCAGCTTTCAGAACTATTTAGATAGATAGGGCTAAGGTTTGATGGCCCAAATTGCCCCTTAATGAGGTTGAGATGCCCGGATAAAGGAGGTTAGTGTGTTGGGTCAGCAGTTGACATGTATAAACCTTGGCCAAACTTTTTAATATGGATCCTTGAGTTTTACattttcaaccttttttttggcagaaatttcattttctgttttcaagaggtaaaatgTGATGCTCCCTTGGCAATGGTGGAATAAGTGGTAGATTTGTGATGTTCTCGCACCACCATTTAgtatttcctattttgtttttaaatgacaaaaacatttgtcttcatcatcggaatcaattttgaaaatcaTTTTACCAATTAAAGCTCCAGAGTGTAGACACCTCAttttctccccccaccccaccccccccccccccaaaaaaaaaaaaaaaaaccggcTACTCCATGATGGTTCAAAGGAAACTTCTTTGCCTGCTAAGGGTAAATTTAGCTTGAAATTGGTTGCCTCTTcaatggaggctgaggtgattCGTGATGCATTGCTTCTAGCTTGCAATCTTCATCTTTGTAAGATTGTGGATCATTCTGATTTTCAGTCTATGATTCACAACGTGAATTCTTCAAGGATCATCCTTAGATTGAGCTATTGGTGCTAATTTAGATGATGTATGTGTTCTTCAATCTCATTTTACTTCtgttattttcttgtttgtttTGCGTTCTCGTCGATGTAAGCTCATTTTCTTGCTTAGGGTGTATAGGCCAAACTTTTAAACCATCCCACTAGATCATTAAcctctttgaaacaaaaaattaccTCCGTTATCATAGAGTGAAGCTCCAAAAATAAGGGGACAGAGCTCTGTATATCATCTTATGTTTACAAACagtaaaatatacatatatcatCTTATAAAACATTTTCATTATGTATTGGTCTATTCTATAAATTGATAGCCAGTATTGAGTAGACCACATAGTTTTTGTTGTATACATAAAACCACAAAACCTTCACCCAACAAATTACATTTTATTTCTTGCAACAGCCTAACACAACCAAATACCAATCCCTCAATCATTCTTAATTAATCCTTTATACAAAGCCATATTTTAGTATCACACCCAATCAGAATactacaataaaaaaaaggggaaaggggggaggggaggggggaagggggcgggtgggagagaaaaagaaaactatatCTATAAGCTAAATCATCGATACTATTTATTCTTTCTCACACACCTAAGAATGGACTTTTTGAGTACTTCCCAAGCTCAGTTTCAGGACGCCTACTTAGATTCACGTTCAACCCATATTTCATATACATGGTTAGTGCCAACTTTGGCACCACTGGGTAATTCTCTACCACCTTAACCTGATAACGGTAGATGATTGATGCAGCAACAAATTTCATCTGGTAATAAGCAAAATCCTTCCCTAAGCACAGTCTCGGCCCGCCGTTGAAGGCAGTGAATTTGTATGCTGATTCACTCATAAATCGCCCATCTTTTAGCCATCTTTCTGGCTTAAAATCTCTGCAATCTTTTCCCCATATGCTCTCCATTCTTCCCATTGCATAAATTGCATAGATCaccttctctcctttctttaGCACGGTTCCGTCGGGGAACACTTCGTCTTCGATAACCTAATGTAAACAATAATATATTTAAAAGATATTAGTCATAGTTATTTTGTAACATGTTAGTgaattaaaagtgaagaaaacACAAACTAAATCGTAGTTTGAAGTGCATATATGACTTTTTGTTCCTGGAAAAACTGTATTAAACATGCACCATATTATTGTCGTCCAAATCTGTTTAATACTTACATGCATCGGTGCCCCATTTTTTGTCGCACCTGTGCTTACTATGCATATGACTGGATAAATAGACATACAAAATCATCTTTTCATATAGCTAAAACTTGAAAAACTAGTGACGTTACCTAAGTACCTAAAAACAAAATCTTTAATCACATACAAATATAAGTATATACATGCATACTACATGCTAGAGTATTTTGATTCAGTGAAGACTCCTCATGCGAGCCGCCATTTTTTACATGAATTTGGCACCCCAACCTAACCTTCTATACGGAGATAAATCTCACAATTCCATcaattatcattattttttttaacttttccaTCAACTTAGAGACTCGGGTGCAACCATGCTCATagtaaaagaaatggaataatttgcTTTCCCCTTTAGGTATACAATTACCTTTCTAGCTTTTAACATTTGTCAAAATACCCTTTGAGATTCTATTACTTTAGTTACTAGCACAGGTTGCATCCACTAAATTTTGTCCCCTTAACCCTTAGATGCATGATGCATCTAACTATACAAACTCAGAAAGTAAAACATCCATAGACATGTATATGTGAATCTAGATTAGCTCCCCACACTGGGACATGAGTTACCACTCATCACATGGGATCCCACCATCAAAGGGCATCTGAATCAAACAGAGTCCGAATTAGCGTCCCACATGGGGAGAGTAATTGTCCTCCTCACATTGGGATCCCACCATCAAGGGGCATACAGAGCATGAGTCAGTACAATTAATGCATGCACCACTCATAATCTAACTATGCACTTTGGGATCCCGTATGAGTAGGTTACCGCATACACATATACATACGCATAATGCATTCATAGAGAATTGGGTAATAAAATATGTTACCTCCTTGTGATCTACCGGCACAGAAGGGTACAACCTAAGGGCCTCTGATAAAGCTGCTTGCAAGTACTCCATCTTCTTCACTTCCTCCGGCCTGAACACAAGAGACTCCCTACCTCCAACTTCATTAGAATCCCCTCTCTCCCCAACTATCCGGCAAATTTCATCAAGAATTCGCTCCTCAACCACCGGATTCTTCCCAATCAACCAGAAAAACCAGCTCAATGCAACAGACGACGTATCCCGGCCGGCAAGAATGAAATTTACACATATATCACGCAAGAATTTGTCTGAATACGGCttcccttcatcatctttcGACCCAATAAAGATCGTTAGAAGGTCGGCCCGCCGCTTATTTTCGCCGGAATACAAAGAAAGCTCCTTCTTTCTTGCATGAATCACTCCATCGGCAAATTCATCTACTTCCCTTATTGATTTTTTCAGCTTCTTCTCTGTTCCCAAATTGAAAAACCTCATGGCTTTCCATATAGTCATTGGAGTCACAAAACGTTGGGTAGTCATCTCTGTTGCATCCTCAAAAGCTTGAGCAAATGGAATCTCCGGCAAGCCTGGCCGGAGGCAACCAGGGTCTACACCAAAGGCTATCATACAGATATTATCGAACGTGAGCCTCAAGAGAACATCTTGCAGGTCAATAGGGATGGACTGTTTGATGGAGTCCTCAAGAACAGGCAAGAGACGAGAATGGACGAGTTGAAATAGCGACTCGGTTGTCAATTTACGAAACTCGGACGAGTGGAACTCGATACTCGCCGTTTTCCGTTGTCGCCGCCAAACCTCGTCATCGGTATTAAAGATTCCGTCACCGAGGAAATCTTGCATGGCATCACGGAAATAGGGACCTTTAGGGAATTTGGAGAAGTTGCTCTTGAGAAGATGCTCCAAGTTACGTGGGTCGCCAGTGACTACACAGTGGAGGGTGGTAAACCAAGGACCCTTGAACTTAAACGTGCCGTTTGTACGGCAGAGTACGCCGGAGATCCATTCATACATGTCACCGCGAACAGCTAAGAACAAGGAAGGTAACATACCGACGACGGGCCAAATGGGTAGGCCATGGTGTTTTCGTTGCCTAATTGAGTGTATGGCAACGAAAACAGCGATAGAGACAAAGATTTCTATCGCTTGAATTTCCGGCAAGGAAAAAACTTGCCGGAAAAAACCTTCTCCGGAAATGTTTCCAGAAGAAATAGTAGTTTGGTTGGTTGGGTTTATCATGTTTTGAGGAGAAACAATAGcaacacaagaagagaagaagtggtggtggtgatagtggtggtggtggtggtggtgtgagGTTTCATGTGATATAAGGGGTGTGGAACTTTGGTGTTTCTTGGCGTGCATGAGTGTTTAACAAAGAGGTTTAAATTTGGTGAGCTGAAAGGAAGCAAGGAGGAGTGAGGGACTGAGGGAGTTCATTTCTTGAATTAGAATTTAATGGTTTCTTTCCTATCTAATGGCTTATTAGATATCAAAGCTTTAGGGTGGAATTAAGTTCGAAATCCTGTATTAGGAGTTTGAGTGTGAGAAGAGAGTTCTAATTGGTTGAAGCTTTTGGAATTTTGGAGAGGATGGGGAATTGAGAAGTTGGTGAGATGGTTAACCTAAGTACAACGGTCTATGACTCTATCAGATAGGGAGTACTTTGGAttaaaatggtttattttac is part of the Macadamia integrifolia cultivar HAES 741 chromosome 9, SCU_Mint_v3, whole genome shotgun sequence genome and encodes:
- the LOC122088835 gene encoding cytochrome P450 86B1-like; translated protein: MHAKKHQSSTPLISHETSHHHHHHHYHHHHFFSSCVAIVSPQNMINPTNQTTISSGNISGEGFFRQVFSLPEIQAIEIFVSIAVFVAIHSIRQRKHHGLPIWPVVGMLPSLFLAVRGDMYEWISGVLCRTNGTFKFKGPWFTTLHCVVTGDPRNLEHLLKSNFSKFPKGPYFRDAMQDFLGDGIFNTDDEVWRRQRKTASIEFHSSEFRKLTTESLFQLVHSRLLPVLEDSIKQSIPIDLQDVLLRLTFDNICMIAFGVDPGCLRPGLPEIPFAQAFEDATEMTTQRFVTPMTIWKAMRFFNLGTEKKLKKSIREVDEFADGVIHARKKELSLYSGENKRRADLLTIFIGSKDDEGKPYSDKFLRDICVNFILAGRDTSSVALSWFFWLIGKNPVVEERILDEICRIVGERGDSNEVGGRESLVFRPEEVKKMEYLQAALSEALRLYPSVPVDHKEVIEDEVFPDGTVLKKGEKVIYAIYAMGRMESIWGKDCRDFKPERWLKDGRFMSESAYKFTAFNGGPRLCLGKDFAYYQMKFVAASIIYRYQVKVVENYPVVPKLALTMYMKYGLNVNLSRRPETELGKYSKSPFLGV